One Triticum dicoccoides isolate Atlit2015 ecotype Zavitan chromosome 4B, WEW_v2.0, whole genome shotgun sequence genomic window carries:
- the LOC119292124 gene encoding short-chain dehydrogenase TIC 32 B, chloroplastic-like, translating to MLQAARYLLGSPGASGFGSKSTAEEVTAACPDLGSLTAIITGATSGIGAETARVLAKRGARVVIPARSVKAAEDMRARILAECPGADVLVLHLDLSSLASVRAFASRFLSLGLPLHLLINNAGKFSHGQLSLSEDGVEMTFATNYLGHFLLTKLLLGRMAETAAATGVQGRIVNVSSSVHGWFSGDWADYLQLVTRRKIPYDATQAYAVSKLANVLHTKELAARLQEMGADVTVNCVHPGIVRTRLNRDREGLVTDLVFVLLSKLLKTIPQAAATTCYAAVHPRLDGVSGRYFADCNEALPSPAASSRREAARLWQASEDMICASSSQPDRNI from the exons ATGCTGCAGGCGGCCAGGTACCTGCTGGGCTCCCCGGGCGCCAGCGGGTTCGGCTCCAAGTCCACCGCCGAGGAGGTCACGGCCGCCTGCCCGGACCTCGGCTcgctcaccgccatcatcaccggcgccacgTCGGGGATCGGGGCGGAGACGGCGCGGGTGCTGGCCAAGCGCGGGGCGAGGGTGGTCATCCCGGCGCGGAGCGTCAAGGCGGCCGAGGACATGCGCGCGCGCATCCTGGCCGAGTGCCCCGGCGCCGACGTCCTCGTGCTGCACCTCGACCTCAGCTCGCTCGCCTCTGTGCGCGCCTTCGCCAGTCGCTTCCTCTCCCTCGGCCTACCGCTCCACCTCCTCATCAACAACGCCGGCAAGTTCTCGCACGGCCAGCTCTCGCTGTCCGAGGATGGCGTCGAGATGACCTTCGCCACCAACTATCTTGGGCATTTCCTGCTGACGAAGCTGCTGCTCGGGAGGATGGCGGAGACGGCGGCGGCCACGGGAGTGCAGGGCCGCATCGTGAACGTGTCGTCCAGCGTGCACGGCTGGTTCTCCGGCGACTGGGCCGACTACCTCCAGCTCGTCACCCGCCGCAAGAT ACCCTACGACGCGACGCAGGCCTACGCGGTGTCCAAGCTCGCCAACGTGCTGCACACCAAGGAGCTCGCCGCCCGCCTCCAGGAGATGGGCGCGGACGTGACGGTGAACTGCGTGCACCCGGGCATCGTCAGGACGCGCCTGAACCGCGACCGCGAGGGCCTCGTGACAGATCTCGTCTTCGTGCTGCTCTCCAAGCTGCTCAAGACCATCCCACAG GCTGCGGCGACCACGTGCTACGCGGCGGTGCACCCGAGGCTGGACGGCGTGTCCGGCCGTTACTTCGCCGACTGCAACGAGGCGCTGCCGTCGCCGGCCGCCTCAAGCCGCCGCGAGGCCGCGCGGCTCTGGCAGGCGTCGGAGGACATGATCTGTGCCTCAAGCAGTCAACCGGACAGGAACATCTGA